Within Vicia villosa cultivar HV-30 ecotype Madison, WI linkage group LG1, Vvil1.0, whole genome shotgun sequence, the genomic segment taagtcaatccaaacaGGCCCTAACTCAATGCACAGTCAAATTTTGCTGATTTACATCAGCAGTAATGAAAGCTTTAATCACAGGGATACCTGTTTGCAGGAATTTCAATTTTGTAGATAATTTCTTCATCCTCATCAGCATCTTCTTCTTCCAAATGCTTCTCTTTTCTCACAATCGCTTTTTCTGTCGTCTAATATACAAATGTAGATTATTGattattactattaaaaaatccaattgaagctccaatTTCAAAAAAACGGAAAAATCACTTACAACATCGTCAAGCTCAATTCCAAAACTGAAACACAGGTCTTCAAATTCCTCTTGCGCTGAAAAAATCCAAACAAGAAAAAATGCCAATGTCATCAACTAGCCTGAAAAATTACTGATTGAAATGAAAACGGAGGCTCACTGTAAGTTCTTCCTAGAGCCGCAAACAGACGATCCCGCCCTACACTGATGGTAGGCATGGTGTTCTTCTGATCGACGAGTGAATGAATGAGCACGTTTGCGAGAAGCTGGAACTTGTAGCTTTCACTTGGTGCGTTTAAGCAATTTTCCAACCCGAAGATTTGTGTTAGGTTTTTAAATGGGCCGTTAGTTTCGTTTCAAGGCCCAATAAACATGGGCCGAGTTTGGTTAAAAAGAACCCGGTTCGGCCCAATAAAAAGTGAGTAGAGTTATAACTTTATATAAGCGGCATTCACGTGTATgtctataaaaaccctaatttaaacccAGGGTTGAGGCTTGTGAGACTAAAACCCTAAAATTCCGAAAATTTTCATCGAAATGGGGAGCGACAGTGAAGGTGAGAAATCGGTGCAAAGAGAGAAGGAGAGGAAGAAGATACTTGCGTTAGCTCCTATTGCAAAGCCTCTTGCTGGGAAGAAGCTTTCCAAACGAACACTCAAGCTTGTAAAAAAAGGTACTTTGCGTCTTGCTTGTTGGTTTTGCCGCTGCTTTTACTTCAAAACTAAGCATGTATCAAAGAATGAGGTTATTCCGGAAGTTACACATGCTTGTTGATTTTTTATGAACTAGAGTGTGCTATAGTTTGAATCTAACCGTTTGAATATTTGCTTTTTTTAAATAGCaaagtttaattatttttagttgTGCTAGTTGAGTTTATCTATGTTGTTGCTTATGTGCTGTTGCTCCAACTTACTTGATAGTCTTGAAGTTTTGAAGTTTTAACTTATTAATATGCTAATTAGTAACATTAGCTTTACATTTAGGGTCTAAGTTACTGTTTACTCATTAGATTTTATTAGGCCTAAGATTTTATTTGAACATGTGGGTGAGGATGGGTAATAGGGTATGACTAATGGACTTGAATGGAAGATAACAGAATGCTCCATTTGGTTTTGTAAACTACTATCTGCTTGAATCACCTGTCACTAATTCAGTCTGTAAATAGTACCTTTCATTGTATAGTACTTGGATTTTAAATTGTGAGATTTTGCTCTACAGAAAAAGTTAGTTTGTTGGTTTGTTAGTTTGTGGGGTACAAGGTAGTTAGTTAGTTAATTTCGTGTGTAAATAGCACCTTTCATAATAAACTTGGATTTATACATGTAGTATAAGTGCTGTTTTAATATGTTGGTTCTCTAAATGTATGCATTGTTTGGTCACCTTGTCTCACATATACTTGCATCTTTCAGCGGCTGAACACAAGTGCATAAAGAGAGGAGTAAAAGAGGTGGTCAAAAGTATAAGGCGGGGTCAAAAAGGGTCAGTATTAAGTTTGTATTAAGTTTTTACTAGATTTTAAATTGTATTGCAAGTATTTAAGAAATACTTAATATTTTCAAAGGACTGTTTAAATTTTTTCTCTTCGACGCCATTCCTTCCTCGAGGTTTATTTGAAGTCccattttgttttttctttattgATGGAAAATAAATCTGTAcccttattttctgcctttttgtCAAATGCAGAGTATGTGTAATAGCTGGAAACATATCACCAATTGATGTAATCACTCATGTTCCTATTTTGTGTGAAGAGGCTGAAATTCCTTATGTATATGTCCCCTCCAAAGAAGTAAGTGACCAACTTTGTTTTTAATCTCTGCTTTTTTAAAGTTAATAGTATGGACCACTTGTTTCATAATGCTACTGTTGCTTTAGAAAAACTGTTATTCCATAATTGTGTTCATATATGATGAGAAACATCAATTGCTCTATAAGATGAAGTTCATTCATATACTAAATTGTTTAGATCATTTTCCAGGACCTTGCAACTGCAGGAGCAACGAAGAGGCCTACTTGTTGTGTTTTAGTGATGACCAAACCTTCAAAGGGTGAACTTGCACAAGAGGTGCAAGAGAAACTAAAATCAGAGTTTGATCAAGTTGCATCCGATATCACTGAGCTTACGACTTCACTTTTTTGAAACAAACACAAATGTATTTGGAATGTAGGTTACAATGGATTAACATATTGGTAGTGTGACATTCCATTGTTTTTGTCTAGGGATAATGATATTTCTATTGCCTTATTTTAAATGTTATTGCTTGCTTATTTTAAGGAAAATCGCTAAAACTTATCTAAAAGGATTCTGCACGAATTATGTGTACTGTGATTGTTTACCGTACATGCGAATGTGAATGTTTGTTTCCTTTCGAAACTATCTTTTGTGCCAAATGCCTTTTGACAATTACGTCAAATATCACATTGCTTGCTCAGAATTTCACTGCAACTATTATAAACACAAATGTGGCACAGTTTGATATTGTAGTATGCTGGTTGGTGGATGTAAgttataaaatatattgaaaaatgAATGATTCTTTAAATTTAATTGAAGTTATTTTTCTcatgtaaatatatattttagtacaTCACTCGTGTGAATTGAtcatattagtaaaaaaaaaaaaaattatttcatttatgtATGATATAGCACTAGGAATTTCCAGTTTAGGTTCTTTTCAATGTGGGTATTG encodes:
- the LOC131634407 gene encoding H/ACA ribonucleoprotein complex subunit 2-like protein, producing the protein MGSDSEGEKSVQREKERKKILALAPIAKPLAGKKLSKRTLKLVKKAAEHKCIKRGVKEVVKSIRRGQKGVCVIAGNISPIDVITHVPILCEEAEIPYVYVPSKEDLATAGATKRPTCCVLVMTKPSKGELAQEVQEKLKSEFDQVASDITELTTSLF